One genomic region from Antedon mediterranea chromosome 3, ecAntMedi1.1, whole genome shotgun sequence encodes:
- the LOC140045476 gene encoding ADP-ribose pyrophosphatase, mitochondrial-like isoform X1, which produces MVCGVVHLSTKRLFLLSNILSRFLVCDKMSLTTQSAFRVPLHCKARQTPYPVGGVKRFPVPDDKVPWEVDWLEYKPIEFTTDHVLSKPVWADPDLSKNSKNKLKFNEIDGKVNRRSHMGKYRLQDSLPQNPCGRTGMEGRGTLGKWGPNHAADPIVTRWKRSTNSDKVKHSDGKNILQFVAIKRKDSGLWAIPGGMVDAGDTVSATLKREFGEEAMNSLEATGKEKKALEKEVAKLFRHGIEVYRGYVDDPRNTDNAWMETVAVNFHDDTGKSVGKFTLHAGDDAADVHWTDIGSDLSLYASHISFIEKVATRLEAHW; this is translated from the exons ATGGTGTGCGGAGTTGTTCACCTGTCTACTAAGAG ATTGTTTCTTTTGAGTAATATACTTTCCCGGTTTTTAGTCTGCGATAAGATGTCGCTGACAACACAGTCAGCCTTCCGTGTTCCATTGCATTGCAAGGCGAGGCAAACCCCGTACCCGGTTGGAGGAGTTAAACGTTTCCCTGTACCGGACGACAAAGTACCGTGGGAGGTTGATTGGCTGGAATATAAACCAATTGAATTTACGACAGATCATGTTTTATCAAAACCAGTATGGGCTGATCCAGATCTGAG caaaaacagtaaaaataaactaaaattcaatgaaatagaTGGAAAGGTAAATCGAAGAAGTCACATGGGAAAGTACAGACTGCAAGATAGTTTACCACA GAATCCTTGTGGAAGGACAGGTATGGAAGGTCGTGGAACTCTAGGAAAATGGGGTCCGAATCACGCAGCAGATCCTATTGTCACAAG gtGGAAACGAAGTACCAATTcagataaagtaaaacattctgatggtaaaaacattttacagtttGTAGCAATAAAGCGTAAGGATTCCGGCCTATGGGCTATACCAGGG GGAATGGTAGATGCTGGCGACACGGTATCAGCAACGTTAAAAAGAGAATTTGGAGAAGAAGCAATGAATTCCTTAGAAGCCACAGGAAAAGAGAAGAAGGCCTTGGAAAAAGAAGTTGCCAAATTATTTCGCCATGGAATTGAG GTCTATAGAGGCTATGTGGATGACCCACGGAATACAGACAATGCATGGATGGAAACCGTCGCTGTCAACTTCCACGATGACACAGGAAAGAGTGTAGGAAAGTTTACGTTGCATGCCGGCGATGATGCAGCCGACGTTCATTGGACGGATATAGGCTCTGACCTTTCCCTGTATGCCAGTCATATATCGTTTATAGAGAAGGTAGCAACACGTCTGGAAGCACATTGGTAA
- the LOC140045476 gene encoding ADP-ribose pyrophosphatase, mitochondrial-like isoform X2 — MSLTTQSAFRVPLHCKARQTPYPVGGVKRFPVPDDKVPWEVDWLEYKPIEFTTDHVLSKPVWADPDLSKNSKNKLKFNEIDGKVNRRSHMGKYRLQDSLPQNPCGRTGMEGRGTLGKWGPNHAADPIVTRWKRSTNSDKVKHSDGKNILQFVAIKRKDSGLWAIPGGMVDAGDTVSATLKREFGEEAMNSLEATGKEKKALEKEVAKLFRHGIEVYRGYVDDPRNTDNAWMETVAVNFHDDTGKSVGKFTLHAGDDAADVHWTDIGSDLSLYASHISFIEKVATRLEAHW; from the exons ATGTCGCTGACAACACAGTCAGCCTTCCGTGTTCCATTGCATTGCAAGGCGAGGCAAACCCCGTACCCGGTTGGAGGAGTTAAACGTTTCCCTGTACCGGACGACAAAGTACCGTGGGAGGTTGATTGGCTGGAATATAAACCAATTGAATTTACGACAGATCATGTTTTATCAAAACCAGTATGGGCTGATCCAGATCTGAG caaaaacagtaaaaataaactaaaattcaatgaaatagaTGGAAAGGTAAATCGAAGAAGTCACATGGGAAAGTACAGACTGCAAGATAGTTTACCACA GAATCCTTGTGGAAGGACAGGTATGGAAGGTCGTGGAACTCTAGGAAAATGGGGTCCGAATCACGCAGCAGATCCTATTGTCACAAG gtGGAAACGAAGTACCAATTcagataaagtaaaacattctgatggtaaaaacattttacagtttGTAGCAATAAAGCGTAAGGATTCCGGCCTATGGGCTATACCAGGG GGAATGGTAGATGCTGGCGACACGGTATCAGCAACGTTAAAAAGAGAATTTGGAGAAGAAGCAATGAATTCCTTAGAAGCCACAGGAAAAGAGAAGAAGGCCTTGGAAAAAGAAGTTGCCAAATTATTTCGCCATGGAATTGAG GTCTATAGAGGCTATGTGGATGACCCACGGAATACAGACAATGCATGGATGGAAACCGTCGCTGTCAACTTCCACGATGACACAGGAAAGAGTGTAGGAAAGTTTACGTTGCATGCCGGCGATGATGCAGCCGACGTTCATTGGACGGATATAGGCTCTGACCTTTCCCTGTATGCCAGTCATATATCGTTTATAGAGAAGGTAGCAACACGTCTGGAAGCACATTGGTAA
- the LOC140045475 gene encoding SAGA-associated factor 29-like: MSSARRGKNANNNTPISLASVPSPALTAQETTSTIQEHLVELHKLIKQVQEERDKGDHNLGNITKTHEKMQTEQKITPYYKTKLKTLYTNAMSDAENEAEVLWKALDTIKQVRNIQNEHRIQARLSGNFNESDGPRKTMRRGVLMTMLQQSALLLPLWVGKPGESPPPLCGAIAAENNYVAKKGDKVAARVRGSDGDENWILAEVDMFNVNTNKYEVEDIDEEGKERHLLSKRRVLPLPLMKTNPETNPEALFSKGTLVMALYPQTTCFYRAIVNAPPTGPQDEYLVLFEDTSYVDGYSPPLKVAQRYVVQVKETKRR; the protein is encoded by the exons ATGAGTTCAGCTAGAAGAGGCAAGAATGCCAACAACAACACCCCCATCAGCCTAGCGTCTGTGCCATCCCCTGCTCTAACTGCACAAGAAACAACAAGCACCATCCAAGAACATCTTGTTGAGTTACATAAACTCATTAAACAAGTACAG GAAGAACGTGATAAGGGAGATCATAACCTGGGCAACATTACTAAAACACATGAAAAGATGCAGACAGAGCAGAAGATTACTCCTTACTATAAAACAAAACTCAAGACTCTTTACACAAATGCTATGTCAGATGCAGAAAATGAGGCAGA AGTTTTGTGGAAAGCGTTGGACACAATTAAACAAGTGAGAAATATCCAGAATGAGCACCGGATTCAAGCTCGACTCAGTGGTAACTTTAATGAATCGGATGGGCCTAGAAAAACAATGAGAAGAGGCGTGCTGATGACGATGTTACAACAGAGCGCCCTCTTGCTTCCATTGTGGGTGGGAAAGCCAGGTGAAAG TCCACCACCATTGTGTGGTGCAATTGCTGCCGAAAATAATTACGTTGCAAAGAAGGGTGATAAGGTCGCCGCAAGAGTTCGAGGGTCAGATGGAGATGAGAACTGGATTCTGGCTGAGGTCGATATGTTTAATgtaaacacaaataaatatgAAGTAGAAGATATCGATGAAGAGGGAAAAGA GAGACATCTTTTATCTAAAAGAAGAGTTTTACCACTACCTTTGATGAAGACAAACCCAGAGACAAACCCAGAAGCACTGTTTAGTAAAGGAACA CTTGTGATGGCATTGTATCCACAAACCACTTGTTTTTATAGAGCAATTGTTAATGCACCTCCTACTGGG cCACAAGACgaatatttagttttatttgaaGATACTTCGTATGTTGATGGTTACTCACCGCCATTAAAAGTTGCTCAACGATACGTGGTACAAGTCAAAGAAACGAAGAGAAGGTGA
- the LOC140045474 gene encoding dynein regulatory complex subunit 2-like, with the protein MAPKKKKKSGKGKLAKMTEEERIIYLEQKALQEEEMKKKKEDMLNQFLKDKLVKEERSAHFNLFKLNHQWRTIMRTAKSKELKKDIEILSQTFERVVDRKDSVIKSLVKDLGEAEEQYSMALRSHLQNMDHLIDLQRCRLEVLLSEYEEELKVLKKEFDTERQMIVEQHKQEMNDLQDILFAMEENANEREAEARQDFQSLRDEIKNKNLEEKHALRIQLESQVEDLWKQFQQALRNYNETTEERKAAFENLRDKDEKSAKEIEMQMRKLQRISDTIAQLRAKMAQNSKESEERNRELRDQREVIAHHFHELKSQMNRFRENERARLTQLTLQSSAALKELQRKVDKGERILKLAEQCRKLETEEEKVLPFYASSLTEEEQHDVSAAVAEAPSEPLAEIMHEYTSLENFWKRYNKVLLDKVALDKEKSTLTDENQRLRAILKQYLDGISVNDEILSQHNPLFVVNQRTNVQMSIPVLDPRIKRPTQTVVEAAHVIKHTI; encoded by the exons ATGGCTcccaagaagaagaaaaagtcTGGAAAAGGCAAATTAGCAAAGATGACGGAAGAAGAGAGAATTATTTACCTGGAACAAAAGGCATTGCAAGAAGAAGAgatgaagaagaaaaaagagGACATGCTCAATCAATTTCTTAAG GATAAACTTGTGAAGGAAGAGCGAAGTGCACATTTTAATCTTTTCAAATTAAACCACCAATGGCGAACTATCATGAGAACAGCTAAATCAAAAGAACTAAAAAAAGATATTGAGATTCTTAGTCAGACATTTGAAAGAGTCGTGGACCGTAAAGACAGCGTAATCAAGTCGTTAGTTAAAGATCTTGGAGAGGCAGAAGAGCAATATTCCATGGCATTGAGAAGTCATTTACAAAATATGGATCATTTAATAG atcTTCAGCGATGTCGTCTTGAAGTGTTACTAAGTGAATACGAGGAAGAACTAAAAGTGCTCAAGAAAGAATTTGACACAGAACGACAGATGATCGTAGAACAACATAAACAAGAGATGAATGACCTTCAAGATATTCTATTTGCTATGGAAGAGAATGCTAACGAACGAGAAGCAGAGGCTAGGCAAGACTTTCAGAGTCTGAGAGATGAGATCAAAAATAAG AACCTTGAGGAGAAGCATGCCCTGCGGATCCAACTGGAAAGCCAAGTGGAAGATTTATGGAAGCAATTTCAACAGGCTTTGAGGAATTACAACGAAACAACGGAAGAAAGAAAGGCAGCGTTTGAAAACCTTCGtgataaagatgaaaaaagtgCAAAAGAGATTGAAATGCAGATGAGGAAGTTACAAAGAATATCT GATACAATTGCGCAGTTGAGAGCTAAGATGGCTCAGAATTCAAAAGAAAGCGAGGAACGAAATCGTGAACTACGTGACCAGCGTGAGGTCATTGCTCATCACTTCCATGAACTGAAGAGCCAGATGAATAGATTCCGTGAGAATGAACGAGCCAGACTGACGCAGTTAACGCTTCAGAGTAGTGCTGCTTTGAAGGAACTGCAAAGAAAAGTTGATAAG GGTGAGAGAATTTTAAAGTTAGCTGAACAATGTAGGAAATTGGAGACGGAGGAGGAGAAGGTATTGCCTTTCTACGCCTCATCGCTGACAGAGGAAGAACAGCATGATGTTTCAGCAGCTGTTGCTGAAGCACCTTCAGAACCACTAGCAGAG ATAATGCACGAGTACACGTCTCTGGAGAACTTCTGGAAACGATACAACAAGGTACTTCTGGATAAAGTGGCACTAGACAAAGAAAAGAGCACTTTAACAGACGAGAATCAGAGGTTACGTGCTATTCTTAAGCAGTATCTGGATGGCATCTCTGTCAATGATGAGATACTTAGCCAACATAACCCACTGTTTGTGGTCAACCAACGGACAAATGTTCA aATGTCTATCCCTGTATTGGACCCTAGAATAAAACGACCAACACAGACTGTGGTAGAGGCTGCTCATGTCATTAAACACACCATCTAA
- the LOC140045477 gene encoding general transcription factor IIH subunit 3-like, producing the protein MSDEEDCDCLVVIVDVNPVWWGQRSKSSHQITLTECIENVLVFVNSHLMMKHTNQIAIIASHTHESRFLYPRRNSESTDATDEIRSADGKYELFALVDNTVMEEFKKLMTESHTGSVHTDTLLSGSLAMALCYINKLDKKSKVGVKRRSRILVIKASDDSASQYMNFMNVIFTAQKQNVLIDACVLGNDSGLLQQACDISHGIYLKIPQIKGLVQYLLWVFLPAASLRDTLVLPPAIQVDYRAACFCHRTLVDVGYVCSVCLSIFCQFSPICSTCHTAFKFMGPPSMKSKKKKSSLPAS; encoded by the exons ATGTCTGACG AGGAGGACTGTGATTGTCTGGTGGTTATTGTTGATGTTAATCCCGTCTGGTGGGGTCAACGTAGCAAGTCATCACATCAG aTTACACTCACAGAATGTATAGAGAATGTATTAGTTTTTGTTAATTCGCATCTAATGATGAAGCATACAAACCAAATAGCTATAATAGCAAGTCATACACATGAGAG cCGATTCTTATATCCGCGACGAAATAGTGAAAGCACAGATGCGACAGATGAAATAAGATCAGCCGATGGGAAATACGAGTTGTTTGCTTTGGTTGATAACACAGTCATGGAGGAATTTAAGAAACTTATGACTGAAA GTCACACAGGCAGTGTCCATACAGACACGTTGCTATCAGGGTCTTTAGCAATGGCATTGTGTTATATAAACAAACTCGACAAAAAAAGCAAAG ttGGAGTAAAAAGAAGATCAAGAATTCTT GTTATCAAGGCCTCGGATGACAGTGCTTCTCagtatatgaattttatgaacGTCATATTCACGGCCCAAAAGCAG aATGTTTTAATTGATGCATGTGTCCTTGGTAATGACTCTGGGTTGCTACAACAG GCATGTGATATAAGTCATGGAATCTACCTGAAGATACCACAAATCAAAGGACTAGTACAGTACTTATTG TGGGTGTTTTTGCCTGCTGCTAGTTTGCGTGACACACTGGTACTGCCCCCAGCTATACAGGTTGACTATAGGGCAGCTTGCTTTTGCCATCGAACGCTGGTAGATGTTGGATATGTTTGTTCAGTTTGTTTGTCCA ttttttgtCAATTTAGTCCAATTTGTTCAACATGTCA TACTGCATTCAAGTTTATGGGACCACCATCGATGAAATCAAAGAAGAAAAAAAGTAGTTTGCCGGCTAGCTGA